A stretch of the Rhizomicrobium sp. genome encodes the following:
- a CDS encoding cold-shock protein codes for MTIGTVKFFNTSKGFGFISPEGGGKDVFVHATAVEQAGLRSLAEGQKVSFDIQPDARGSKAANLKAL; via the coding sequence ATGACCATCGGTACCGTGAAGTTCTTCAATACCTCCAAGGGTTTCGGTTTCATCTCGCCTGAGGGCGGCGGCAAGGACGTGTTCGTCCACGCCACGGCCGTCGAGCAGGCCGGGCTGCGCAGCCTCGCCGAAGGGCAGAAGGTGTCGTTCGACATCCAGCCCGACGCGCGTGGCAGCAAGGCCGCCAACCTGAAGGCGCTTTGA
- the guaB gene encoding IMP dehydrogenase has protein sequence MVIREALTFDDVLLVPAASEVLPAQVDTRTRLTKTVELGIPLISAAMDTVTEAALAIAMAQAGGMGVIHKNLKIDEQAEQVRRVKRFESGMVVNPVTIAPDATLADALGLMERHRISGIPVVQGANGNGTGRLVGILTNRDVRFATDPRQPISDLMTKDRLITVREGVNAAEAKRLLHENRIEKILVVDDAYRCVGLITVKDIEKAQKFPHACKDERGRLRVAAATGVGDDGYARAQALVDAECDVIVVDTAHGHSRGVLDAITRIKKRSNYIQVAAGNVATADGARALIEAGADCVKVGIGPGSICTTRIVAGVGVPQLTAVMDAVEAARKAGIPVIADGGIKYSGDLAKAIAAGADVGMVGSLLAGTEEAPGEVFLHQGRSYKGYRGMGSMGAMARGSADRYFQAEVSDQLKLVPEGVEGQVPYKGPVSNVVHQIVGGLRAAMGYTGCATIADFHKRAEFVRITGSGLRESHVHDIIVTREAPNYPGGQ, from the coding sequence ATGGTCATCCGCGAAGCCCTGACCTTCGACGATGTTCTCCTGGTGCCTGCCGCCTCCGAAGTCCTCCCTGCCCAAGTTGATACGCGAACCCGGCTGACCAAGACGGTCGAGCTGGGAATCCCGCTGATTTCCGCCGCGATGGACACGGTCACCGAAGCGGCGCTGGCGATCGCCATGGCCCAGGCCGGCGGCATGGGCGTCATCCACAAGAACCTCAAGATCGACGAGCAGGCCGAGCAGGTCCGCCGCGTGAAGCGGTTCGAGAGCGGCATGGTGGTGAACCCCGTCACCATCGCGCCCGACGCGACGCTGGCCGACGCGCTCGGCCTGATGGAGCGTCACCGCATATCGGGCATCCCGGTGGTGCAGGGCGCCAACGGCAACGGCACCGGCCGGCTGGTCGGCATCCTGACCAACCGCGACGTGCGCTTCGCAACCGATCCGCGGCAACCGATCTCCGACCTGATGACCAAGGACCGGCTGATCACCGTGCGCGAGGGCGTCAACGCCGCCGAAGCCAAGCGCCTGCTGCACGAGAACCGGATCGAGAAGATCCTGGTGGTCGACGACGCCTATCGCTGCGTCGGGCTGATCACGGTCAAGGACATCGAGAAGGCGCAGAAATTCCCCCACGCCTGCAAGGACGAGCGCGGCCGCCTGCGCGTCGCCGCCGCGACCGGCGTGGGCGATGACGGCTATGCCCGCGCCCAGGCGCTGGTCGACGCCGAATGCGACGTCATCGTGGTCGACACCGCGCATGGCCATTCGCGCGGCGTGCTGGATGCGATCACCCGCATCAAGAAGCGCTCGAACTACATCCAGGTTGCTGCCGGCAATGTCGCGACGGCGGACGGCGCACGGGCGCTGATCGAGGCGGGTGCCGATTGCGTGAAGGTCGGCATCGGCCCGGGCTCGATCTGCACCACCCGCATCGTGGCCGGCGTCGGCGTGCCGCAGCTCACCGCGGTGATGGATGCGGTCGAGGCGGCGCGCAAGGCGGGGATCCCGGTGATCGCCGATGGCGGCATCAAATATTCCGGCGATCTCGCCAAGGCGATCGCGGCCGGCGCCGACGTCGGCATGGTCGGTTCGCTGCTGGCCGGAACGGAAGAGGCGCCGGGCGAGGTCTTCCTGCACCAGGGCCGCTCCTACAAGGGCTATCGCGGCATGGGCAGCATGGGCGCGATGGCGCGCGGCTCGGCCGACCGCTATTTCCAGGCCGAGGTCTCGGATCAGCTCAAGCTGGTGCCCGAAGGCGTCGAGGGCCAGGTGCCGTACAAGGGACCGGTCTCGAACGTGGTGCACCAGATCGTCGGGGGTCTGCGCGCCGCGATGGGCTACACCGGCTGCGCCACCATCGCCGACTTCCACAAGCGCGCCGAGTTCGTCCGCATCACCGGCTCCGGCCTGCGCGAGAGCCATGTCCACGACATCATCGTGACGCGCGAGGCGCCGAACTACCCGGGCGGGCAGTAG
- a CDS encoding NAD(P)/FAD-dependent oxidoreductase, which yields MPPALSKTSRVAVIGAGFAGIEVARALGAAGIAVTLIDRQNHHLFQPLLYQVATAALSPADIAEPIRKMLRKHPSVEVVLGEMTGIDKAARAVILADGTRYPYDVLVVASGATHSYFGHDEWSRFAPGLKSIEDARAIRSRLLLAFEKAEMSRDPAEQKRLMTIAVIGGGPTGVELAGSIAELARYTLAKDFHRIRAETATVLLLEAGPRILAAFPDTLAHYAQRKLATIGVTLRTGAAVERITAHAVTVKGEDIPVGLAIWAAGVTASPLGAMLGVPTDRVGRVSVNRDLSVPGLDDTYVLGDLALAPDEHGKPLPGLAQVAKQEGAYLGQALARKLTAGTAPAPFTFHNRGNTAIIGRHAAVFDFGWWQLKGWFAWSFWALIHVYLLVGFQHRLLVAIQWLWRYVTYERGSRLIAEQGEQR from the coding sequence ATGCCGCCCGCCCTCTCCAAGACCAGCCGCGTCGCCGTGATCGGCGCCGGATTCGCGGGGATCGAGGTGGCGCGGGCGCTCGGCGCCGCCGGCATCGCGGTCACGCTGATCGACCGGCAGAACCATCACCTGTTCCAGCCCCTGCTCTACCAGGTCGCGACGGCCGCGCTCTCGCCCGCCGACATCGCCGAACCGATCCGCAAAATGCTGCGCAAGCATCCGAGCGTCGAGGTCGTGCTCGGCGAGATGACCGGCATCGACAAGGCGGCGCGCGCCGTGATCCTCGCGGACGGCACGCGCTATCCCTACGACGTCCTGGTGGTCGCCAGCGGCGCGACGCATTCCTATTTCGGCCATGACGAATGGTCCCGCTTCGCGCCGGGCCTCAAATCCATCGAGGACGCGCGCGCCATCCGTTCGCGCCTGCTGCTCGCTTTCGAAAAAGCGGAGATGAGCCGCGATCCCGCCGAGCAGAAACGGTTGATGACCATCGCGGTGATCGGCGGCGGCCCGACCGGCGTCGAGCTCGCCGGCTCCATCGCCGAGCTGGCGCGCTACACCCTGGCCAAGGATTTCCACCGCATCCGCGCCGAGACCGCGACCGTGCTGCTGCTCGAAGCCGGCCCCCGCATCCTCGCTGCCTTTCCCGACACGCTGGCGCACTATGCGCAGAGGAAGCTGGCCACCATCGGCGTCACGCTGCGCACCGGCGCCGCGGTGGAGCGCATCACCGCGCATGCCGTGACCGTGAAGGGCGAGGACATCCCGGTCGGCTTGGCGATCTGGGCGGCGGGTGTCACGGCCTCGCCGCTCGGCGCGATGCTGGGCGTACCCACCGACCGCGTCGGCCGCGTGAGCGTGAACCGCGATCTGTCGGTGCCGGGTCTCGACGACACTTACGTCCTCGGCGACCTCGCGCTCGCGCCCGATGAACACGGCAAGCCGCTGCCCGGCTTGGCGCAGGTCGCCAAGCAGGAGGGCGCCTATCTCGGTCAGGCGCTGGCAAGGAAATTGACAGCCGGCACGGCGCCGGCGCCCTTCACCTTCCACAACCGCGGCAACACCGCGATCATCGGCCGTCACGCCGCGGTGTTCGATTTCGGCTGGTGGCAGCTCAAGGGCTGGTTCGCCTGGAGCTTCTGGGCGTTGATCCACGTCTACCTGCTGGTCGGCTTCCAGCACCGCCTGCTGGTGGCCATCCAATGGCTCTGGCGCTACGTGACCTATGAGCGAGGCTCGCGGCTGATCGCGGAGCAAGGGGAGCAGCGGTGA
- a CDS encoding ATP-binding cassette domain-containing protein yields the protein MRWVRPLIELQSSSADGGYACASAIFALYGISVTVRQIQSMSGHASRGLTPDQLRDLLISLGATAVDVQFDKKRAADYPTPGIILLQRGHFAVVSRKGEDWLEVFDPRHGWSRIKAGKLARSAIGTGIHVVAMAREKMPRASSTLSALSALKQSPLIQVFFREAASKLGIRVLAISLMSQLAALAIPLVSMRSVDFFHVGGHAGLIGTLALAFVLISVTSTVTGIVASLLRRQLSKRMFITMGGALFDRLASRPASWFENNSPSSISNLVNSVDSQLRQLSDMFVSCSGVLVTLCVGVFALFFISPWLAVPGFLSLGISIALGTAFGRTEAEVSSLNLDALRRRQAFVIETISQIPLFVRFGSAWQGRMRYKQIVRRVAEAQARTSHIQNQRTAITTIVKSLEGISFVSLVAFFIGKDHFTLGAFVAVGSYKDLLAQSLSSLFQYGRQYKVLKMHRLLTHEIMNAAPAAYDGGRSLRVGRLSLRNVTFSYGELDRPVLTGASLDAEPAEFVVLAGPSGAGKSTIAKLICGLAPPQTGEVLVDGEPPRLPMHGFGAVLQSDRLISGTIRENISLFRKNISDDEIYTALEMATIKDFVWALPLRLETKIAEGLAGLSGGQRQRLLLARALIGNPKLLLLDEATSSVEVAGERQIFQNLVATGATLIVIAHRPEVWRFATRIYHVADGRVELR from the coding sequence ATGCGTTGGGTGCGCCCGCTGATAGAGCTTCAAAGTTCTTCGGCGGATGGCGGTTATGCATGCGCTTCGGCGATCTTCGCATTATATGGCATCTCCGTCACGGTTCGGCAGATCCAGAGCATGTCAGGCCATGCGTCTCGCGGTCTCACGCCGGACCAACTGCGCGACCTCCTGATCAGCTTGGGCGCGACCGCTGTGGATGTGCAATTCGATAAAAAACGTGCAGCGGATTATCCCACGCCTGGAATCATCCTGCTTCAAAGAGGCCATTTCGCGGTTGTTTCCCGAAAGGGCGAGGACTGGCTGGAGGTATTCGATCCCCGGCACGGTTGGAGCCGCATAAAGGCAGGAAAGCTGGCGAGGTCGGCGATTGGAACGGGAATTCACGTCGTCGCCATGGCGCGGGAAAAAATGCCCCGTGCCTCATCAACGCTGTCGGCGCTGTCGGCGCTCAAGCAAAGCCCGTTGATCCAGGTTTTTTTTCGAGAGGCAGCCAGCAAACTGGGAATCCGGGTGCTGGCAATCTCCCTGATGTCTCAACTGGCGGCACTGGCCATTCCACTCGTATCCATGCGGTCCGTCGATTTTTTTCATGTCGGCGGTCATGCGGGACTTATTGGGACGCTGGCACTTGCCTTCGTGCTAATTTCGGTGACCAGCACCGTCACGGGCATCGTTGCGAGCCTTTTGCGCCGCCAACTGTCCAAGCGCATGTTCATCACGATGGGAGGCGCCCTGTTCGACCGCTTGGCTTCCAGGCCCGCGTCCTGGTTCGAGAACAACTCCCCGTCAAGCATTTCGAACCTTGTCAATTCCGTGGACAGCCAGCTCCGTCAACTGAGCGATATGTTCGTATCATGCAGTGGCGTGCTGGTAACGTTATGCGTCGGCGTGTTTGCACTTTTCTTCATATCCCCTTGGCTGGCAGTTCCAGGCTTTCTCTCGCTGGGCATCTCCATCGCCCTGGGTACGGCGTTTGGCAGGACCGAGGCAGAGGTGTCGTCCCTGAACCTTGACGCATTGCGACGTCGGCAAGCGTTCGTCATTGAAACGATTTCACAAATCCCGCTGTTCGTGAGATTCGGGAGCGCGTGGCAAGGGCGGATGCGCTACAAGCAAATCGTCCGGCGTGTCGCCGAAGCCCAGGCCCGCACAAGCCATATCCAGAATCAGAGAACGGCGATAACGACAATCGTCAAAAGCCTGGAGGGGATTTCCTTCGTATCTCTGGTGGCGTTTTTTATCGGCAAGGATCACTTCACGCTGGGCGCGTTCGTCGCGGTCGGCAGCTACAAGGACCTCTTGGCGCAATCGCTGTCGTCGCTATTTCAATACGGGCGGCAATATAAGGTATTGAAGATGCATCGATTGCTCACGCACGAGATCATGAACGCCGCGCCCGCTGCGTATGACGGTGGGCGATCTCTCCGTGTTGGACGGTTGTCGCTTCGGAATGTCACATTCAGCTATGGGGAATTGGACAGGCCCGTCCTGACCGGCGCTTCTCTCGACGCCGAGCCGGCGGAATTCGTCGTCCTGGCCGGACCGTCCGGTGCGGGGAAATCCACTATCGCGAAGCTGATCTGCGGGCTGGCTCCGCCGCAGACGGGGGAGGTTCTGGTGGACGGAGAACCGCCTCGGCTTCCGATGCATGGTTTCGGCGCGGTGCTGCAAAGCGATCGTCTGATTTCCGGTACGATTCGCGAAAACATTTCCCTTTTCCGGAAGAACATCTCCGACGACGAAATCTATACTGCTCTTGAGATGGCAACCATCAAGGACTTCGTCTGGGCTCTTCCTCTGCGGCTGGAGACCAAGATCGCAGAAGGCCTTGCCGGCCTGTCCGGCGGCCAGCGCCAAAGGCTTTTGCTCGCCCGGGCGTTGATCGGGAATCCGAAGCTGCTGTTGTTGGACGAGGCGACGTCCAGTGTCGAAGTCGCGGGCGAAAGACAAATATTTCAAAATCTCGTCGCGACCGGCGCAACGCTGATCGTCATCGCGCATCGTCCCGAGGTATGGCGTTTCGCCACCCGGATCTATCACGTCGCCGATGGACGGGTTGAGTTGCGATAG
- a CDS encoding RsmB/NOP family class I SAM-dependent RNA methyltransferase encodes MTPAARLQMAIDILETMEISDQPADRLLKDWFRARRFAGSKDRAAIAQRIFDIQRHRGTLAWTMRDDTPRALVLASVAQDGDDPDLLFTGQAYAPAALSEDEQKRLRTPRGDAPLHVLGEFPAFLEPELTRVFGDAILREMVALQERAPVDLRVNTIRRERGEVLEALIAQGFAATATPWAPHGIRIAAGEGTAQLGRSAMFESGAFEFQDEAAQIAALLCRARPDQRILDLAAGAGGKTLALAAAMRNQGEIVACDIRQPALQELAIRAKRAGATNIKTHLLDERAPLEGLFDTVLLDTPCSGSGTWRRQPELRWRTTPERLADLVPLQDRLLAQAAGHVKPGGRLVYATCSILPRENEDRVATFLKRNAGFKRLRADAAWRESAKGEPPPGLAEFFRASPLSTGTDGFFAAILLRE; translated from the coding sequence ATGACCCCCGCCGCGCGCCTGCAGATGGCCATCGACATCCTCGAAACGATGGAGATATCCGATCAGCCGGCGGACCGCCTGCTGAAGGACTGGTTCCGCGCGCGGCGCTTCGCAGGATCCAAGGACCGCGCCGCCATCGCGCAGCGCATCTTCGACATCCAGCGCCATCGCGGCACGCTCGCCTGGACGATGCGGGACGACACGCCGCGCGCGCTGGTGCTCGCCTCGGTCGCGCAGGATGGCGACGACCCGGACCTTCTGTTCACCGGCCAGGCCTATGCGCCCGCGGCGCTGAGCGAGGACGAGCAGAAGCGCCTGCGCACGCCGCGGGGCGATGCGCCGCTTCACGTGCTCGGTGAATTCCCCGCCTTCCTCGAACCCGAGCTGACGCGCGTCTTCGGCGATGCGATCCTGCGCGAGATGGTGGCACTGCAAGAACGCGCGCCGGTCGATCTGCGGGTCAACACCATCCGGCGCGAGCGCGGCGAGGTGCTGGAGGCGCTGATCGCGCAGGGCTTCGCCGCCACGGCCACGCCCTGGGCGCCGCACGGCATCCGCATCGCGGCAGGCGAGGGCACGGCGCAGCTCGGCCGCTCGGCGATGTTCGAGAGCGGCGCCTTCGAATTCCAGGACGAGGCGGCGCAGATCGCGGCGCTGCTCTGCCGCGCGCGGCCGGACCAGCGCATCCTCGATCTTGCGGCCGGTGCTGGCGGCAAGACGCTGGCGCTCGCCGCCGCCATGCGTAACCAGGGCGAGATCGTCGCCTGCGACATCCGCCAGCCGGCGCTGCAGGAGCTTGCGATCCGTGCCAAACGTGCCGGCGCGACCAACATCAAGACCCATCTGCTCGACGAGCGGGCGCCGCTCGAAGGCCTGTTCGACACTGTTCTGCTCGACACGCCGTGCAGCGGCAGCGGCACCTGGCGGCGCCAGCCGGAGCTGCGCTGGCGCACCACGCCCGAACGGCTCGCCGATCTCGTGCCGCTGCAGGACCGCTTGCTGGCCCAGGCCGCCGGACATGTGAAGCCGGGCGGCCGCCTGGTCTATGCCACCTGCTCGATCCTGCCGCGCGAGAACGAGGATCGGGTTGCGACCTTTCTCAAGCGCAATGCGGGGTTCAAGCGTCTGCGCGCCGACGCCGCCTGGCGCGAATCGGCCAAGGGCGAGCCGCCGCCGGGCCTGGCGGAGTTCTTCCGCGCCAGCCCGCTCTCCACCGGAACCGACGGTTTCTTCGCCGCCATTCTGCTGCGCGAATAG
- the guaA gene encoding glutamine-hydrolyzing GMP synthase, which yields MAAPVLIIDFGSQVTQLIARRVREAGVYCEIVPYNKAEAALAAKPQAIILSGGPASVMEEGAPRAPQAVFDAGVPVLGICYGEMAMAQQLGGKVEGGHHREFGRADIRIAESSPLLAGLGDIGALEPVWMNHGDKITAMPPGFAVIATSEHSPYAVIADEARKLYGIQFHPEVVHTPRGSEIYRNFVLGIAGIKPEWNMHAFRAHEVARIRAQVGASKVICGLSGGVDSSVAAVLIHEAIGDQLTCIFVDTGLMRAGEADEVVTLFRDHYNIPLVHAQAQDLFLGRLAGVSDPEQKRKIIGATFIDVFDGEAHKIGGADFLAQGTLYPDVIESVSATGGPSVTIKSHHNVGGLPARMKMKLVEPLRELFKDEVRALGRELGLPASFVGRHPFPGPGLAIRLPGEITAEKLEILRKADTVYLDEIRKAGLYDTIWQAFAVLLPVKTVGVMGDGRTYDHVCALRAVTSSDGMTADYYPFEHSFLAKVSTRIVNEVRGINRVVYDITAKPPGTIEWE from the coding sequence ATGGCAGCTCCCGTCCTGATCATCGATTTCGGCTCCCAGGTGACGCAGCTCATCGCGCGCCGCGTGCGCGAGGCCGGCGTCTATTGTGAGATCGTCCCCTACAACAAGGCCGAGGCCGCGCTGGCCGCGAAACCGCAGGCCATCATCCTCTCCGGCGGCCCGGCCTCGGTGATGGAGGAGGGCGCGCCGCGTGCGCCCCAGGCGGTGTTCGATGCCGGCGTGCCGGTGCTCGGCATCTGTTATGGCGAGATGGCCATGGCGCAACAGCTCGGCGGAAAGGTCGAGGGCGGGCACCACCGCGAGTTCGGCCGGGCCGACATCCGGATCGCGGAATCGTCGCCGCTGCTGGCCGGCCTCGGCGACATCGGCGCGCTGGAGCCGGTGTGGATGAATCACGGCGACAAGATCACCGCCATGCCGCCGGGCTTCGCCGTGATCGCGACCAGCGAGCACTCGCCCTATGCGGTGATCGCCGATGAGGCGCGCAAGCTCTACGGCATCCAGTTCCATCCCGAAGTCGTGCACACGCCGCGCGGCAGCGAGATCTATCGGAATTTCGTGCTCGGCATCGCGGGCATCAAGCCCGAATGGAACATGCACGCGTTCCGCGCGCACGAGGTCGCCAGGATCCGCGCCCAGGTCGGCGCCTCCAAAGTGATCTGCGGCCTCTCGGGCGGCGTGGATTCGTCGGTGGCCGCGGTGCTGATCCACGAGGCGATCGGCGACCAGCTCACCTGCATCTTCGTCGACACCGGGCTGATGCGCGCGGGCGAGGCGGACGAGGTCGTGACCCTGTTCCGCGACCACTACAACATCCCGCTGGTGCATGCGCAGGCGCAGGACCTGTTCCTCGGCCGGCTCGCCGGCGTCAGCGATCCGGAGCAGAAGCGCAAGATCATCGGCGCGACCTTCATCGACGTGTTCGACGGCGAGGCGCACAAGATCGGCGGCGCCGATTTCCTCGCCCAGGGCACGCTCTATCCCGACGTGATCGAGAGCGTCTCGGCGACCGGCGGCCCCTCCGTGACGATCAAGTCGCATCACAATGTCGGCGGCCTGCCCGCGCGCATGAAGATGAAGCTGGTCGAACCCTTGCGCGAACTCTTCAAGGACGAGGTCCGCGCGCTCGGCCGCGAGCTCGGCCTGCCGGCCAGCTTCGTCGGCCGCCATCCCTTCCCGGGACCGGGCCTCGCGATCCGCCTGCCGGGCGAGATCACCGCCGAGAAGCTCGAGATCCTGCGGAAAGCCGACACGGTCTATCTCGACGAAATCCGCAAGGCAGGCCTCTACGACACGATTTGGCAGGCCTTCGCGGTGCTGCTGCCGGTCAAGACGGTGGGCGTGATGGGCGACGGCCGGACCTACGACCATGTCTGCGCCCTGCGCGCCGTGACGTCGAGTGACGGCATGACCGCCGACTACTATCCTTTCGAGCACAGCTTCCTGGCGAAGGTCTCGACGCGCATCGTGAACGAGGTCCGCGGCATCAACCGCGTGGTGTACGACATCACAGCCAAGCCGCCCGGGACGATCGAGTGGGAGTAG
- a CDS encoding SOS response-associated peptidase family protein, with translation MCGKFTAMASWAAVVDFSRAFTRTSEGGGNDHVAHYRVGRPASVIVFDQENQERISVMMRWGWPKGRDPHAIGLFHCRSETLHKLPTFRDQFAAGQRGIVVVRTFNEARDILRPPKNKPTAPATVKETEQFEIDPGDDAPLGFAVLWDAFPIAGSGELLRAFIQCTVPANALIVSTDPQMDRMPAFLRYEDWTIWLGETDATLGEVQGLLQTMEGVHWKIAPEKRAPK, from the coding sequence ATGTGCGGGAAGTTCACAGCGATGGCGAGCTGGGCGGCCGTGGTCGACTTCTCGCGCGCATTCACCAGGACATCGGAGGGCGGCGGCAACGATCACGTCGCTCACTATCGTGTCGGCCGGCCGGCGTCGGTCATCGTGTTCGACCAGGAGAACCAGGAACGGATCAGCGTCATGATGCGGTGGGGATGGCCGAAGGGTCGCGACCCTCACGCGATAGGCCTATTCCACTGCCGCTCCGAAACGCTGCATAAGCTGCCGACATTTCGCGATCAGTTTGCAGCTGGCCAGCGCGGCATCGTCGTGGTGCGCACCTTCAACGAGGCGCGCGATATTCTTCGTCCGCCGAAGAACAAGCCGACCGCGCCGGCAACGGTGAAGGAGACCGAACAGTTTGAGATCGATCCCGGCGACGACGCGCCGCTTGGTTTTGCCGTACTGTGGGACGCGTTCCCGATCGCTGGCAGCGGCGAGTTGCTGCGCGCGTTCATCCAATGCACCGTGCCCGCGAACGCGCTGATAGTTTCGACCGATCCGCAGATGGACCGGATGCCGGCGTTTCTGCGCTACGAGGATTGGACCATCTGGCTGGGAGAAACCGATGCGACGCTCGGCGAGGTGCAGGGGCTATTGCAGACGATGGAGGGCGTCCATTGGAAGATCGCCCCCGAAAAGCGCGCACCCAAATAG
- a CDS encoding DUF992 domain-containing protein has translation MQNKFRLMMGAALVAGALGFAGAADAAPHGVKVGTLTCNVASGWGFVFGSSKDLHCTFRGNRSHGEHYTGSISKFGVDIGYTEGGVLVWGVFAPSSDIRPGALEGDYGGVSASATVGVGLGANVLIGGLDKSIALQPLSVEGNKGLNVAAGVGAISLHSAP, from the coding sequence ATGCAGAACAAATTTCGCCTGATGATGGGCGCGGCGCTCGTCGCCGGCGCACTGGGTTTCGCCGGCGCGGCCGACGCAGCCCCGCACGGCGTCAAGGTCGGCACGCTGACCTGCAACGTCGCCAGCGGCTGGGGTTTCGTGTTCGGTTCGTCCAAGGACCTGCACTGCACCTTCCGCGGCAATCGCAGCCATGGCGAGCACTACACCGGCTCGATCTCCAAGTTCGGCGTCGACATCGGCTACACCGAAGGCGGCGTCCTGGTCTGGGGCGTGTTCGCTCCGTCGTCCGACATCCGTCCGGGCGCGCTTGAAGGCGACTACGGCGGAGTCTCGGCGTCCGCCACCGTCGGCGTCGGCCTCGGTGCCAACGTGCTGATCGGCGGTCTCGACAAGTCGATCGCGCTTCAGCCGCTCAGCGTCGAAGGCAACAAGGGCCTGAACGTGGCGGCCGGCGTCGGCGCGATCTCGCTGCACTCCGCGCCGTAA
- a CDS encoding RlmE family RNA methyltransferase: MTKVQPPYSGRGQVRAKIKNRKERTVSSKRWLERQLNDPYVHAAKSKGFRSRAAFKIVELDDKYRFFKPGARVLDLGAAPGGWSQVAAQRVGESGRVVAMDILEMAPLDRVIVLKLDMLDRETPDLLIDALGGPADVVLTDMAAPTTGHRATDHLRTTALLEAAVDMAEATLKPGGVFVGKAFRGGTENALLQRLKTSFASVKHVKPPASRAESVELYLVATGFRGAR, translated from the coding sequence ATGACCAAGGTACAGCCGCCCTATTCCGGGCGCGGCCAGGTGCGCGCCAAGATCAAGAACCGCAAGGAGCGCACGGTCTCCTCCAAGCGCTGGCTGGAGCGCCAGCTCAACGATCCTTATGTCCATGCCGCGAAGAGCAAGGGCTTCCGCAGCCGCGCCGCGTTCAAGATCGTCGAGCTCGACGACAAATACCGCTTCTTCAAGCCGGGCGCCCGCGTCCTCGACCTCGGCGCGGCGCCCGGCGGCTGGAGCCAGGTCGCGGCGCAGCGCGTCGGCGAGAGCGGCCGCGTCGTCGCGATGGACATCCTCGAGATGGCGCCGCTCGACCGCGTGATCGTGCTTAAGCTCGACATGCTCGATCGGGAGACGCCGGATCTGCTGATCGACGCGCTGGGCGGGCCGGCCGATGTCGTGCTCACCGACATGGCGGCGCCGACCACCGGCCATCGCGCGACCGATCACCTGCGCACCACCGCGCTGCTGGAAGCGGCGGTCGACATGGCGGAGGCGACGCTGAAGCCGGGCGGCGTATTCGTCGGCAAGGCGTTCCGCGGCGGGACGGAGAACGCGCTGCTGCAGCGGCTGAAGACGTCCTTCGCCAGCGTCAAGCACGTCAAGCCGCCCGCGAGCCGTGCCGAATCGGTCGAGCTCTATCTCGTGGCGACCGGCTTTCGCGGCGCGCGGTAG
- a CDS encoding Ppx/GppA phosphatase family protein, which yields MPEETQRGAGRSRGGRARKPPPLVAALDLGTNNCRLLIAKSTRNGELRIVDSFSRIVRLGEGLAQSGMLSEVAIERTVGALKICAEHLRNRKVKRLRAVATEACRRAGNADVLVARARAETGIALEIIAADEEARLAAVGCAPLIDPQADGALVFDIGGGSTEVIWMRRDGAGAVPRAIAAISQPAGVVTLSEGWTGGPLDRAGFARMCAAMRERFAAVKDAFARHGAFDPARHHLLGTSGTVTTLAAVALGLPRYDRGKVDASWHRCADIGGVIDRLVDMTLEQRAAIGCVGADRADLIVPGCAIFAAIASLWPCAQLRVADRGLREGMLRELMGRT from the coding sequence TTGCCGGAGGAGACACAGCGCGGCGCCGGACGCAGCCGCGGCGGCAGGGCGCGCAAGCCGCCGCCGCTGGTCGCCGCGCTCGACCTCGGGACCAACAATTGCCGCCTGCTGATCGCCAAATCGACCCGCAATGGCGAGCTGCGCATCGTCGATTCCTTCTCGCGCATCGTGCGGCTTGGCGAAGGCCTGGCACAGAGCGGCATGCTCTCGGAGGTCGCGATCGAGCGCACCGTCGGCGCGCTCAAGATATGCGCCGAGCATTTGCGCAACCGCAAGGTGAAGCGCTTGCGCGCCGTCGCCACCGAGGCCTGCCGCCGCGCCGGCAACGCCGACGTGCTGGTGGCGCGGGCGCGCGCCGAGACCGGCATCGCGCTGGAGATCATCGCCGCCGACGAGGAGGCGCGGCTCGCCGCCGTGGGCTGCGCCCCGCTGATCGATCCGCAGGCGGACGGCGCGCTGGTGTTCGACATCGGCGGCGGCTCGACCGAGGTGATCTGGATGCGGCGCGACGGCGCGGGGGCCGTGCCGCGCGCCATCGCCGCGATCTCGCAGCCCGCCGGCGTCGTCACGCTGTCCGAGGGCTGGACCGGCGGGCCGCTCGACCGCGCCGGCTTCGCCCGGATGTGCGCCGCGATGCGCGAGCGCTTCGCCGCCGTGAAGGACGCGTTCGCCAGGCACGGCGCGTTCGATCCGGCGCGGCACCACCTGCTCGGCACCTCGGGCACGGTGACGACGCTGGCGGCCGTCGCGCTCGGCCTGCCGCGCTACGACCGCGGCAAGGTCGATGCGAGCTGGCATCGTTGCGCCGATATCGGCGGCGTTATAGACCGCCTCGTGGACATGACCCTCGAACAGCGCGCCGCCATCGGCTGCGTCGGCGCCGACCGCGCCGATCTCATCGTGCCGGGCTGCGCGATCTTCGCCGCCATCGCGTCGCTGTGGCCCTGTGCGCAGCTGCGCGTCGCCGACCGCGGCCTGCGCGAGGGCATGCTGCGCGAATTGATGGGCCGGACATGA